The region TGGGTTGCCAGTCTATTAAAAGGCACACGCTGAGACGCGCtgtcacacactatgggcaccgACTCACCTAAGCACGCTGTTGGAATACAGGACAAATAATCAATATTTCATATATACACTGACTACACACTACGAATAATGCAGGAATTCAGAAGGGTCTGGGTGTTAGCGGCAAATCTCCTGCCCCAGGAGGGCTGCACGGGGGGTGGAGGGTAAGCATGTTGTCTGTTTCGTCAGCGAAAAACATAGCGCTACATTATTTATCTCATAATGGCTCAGAATTGACTGATTATTTCTCTAAAAGCCTACTCTCGACTGTTAACTGCTATCGCCTGTTTCTGTTAACTAGAAAACTATAGGTGGGTCCGCCTTTCAGCACAATGAGCTCAAAACGTGTTTTCGCAGTAaaaactgatattttttttctatattaATAAATACGCTACCAGCTATAGACCGGCGGCCGGTGGGAATAAAACGTGTAAATCATTCGCGCTTTAAGGAGCGCGGATTACCTGAGCTCCTATTTCGGAATCTGACCTTTTATCTAAATCCAATCGCGGTTACTACGTCTCCCCACCCGATGTATGTGGGGGCACCTCACTGAAGCCCCCTCTCAAACCACAACCCCGAGCTCGTTTTGCAGGGAACTGGGGAGCGCCGGCGGGGGTTTACTGGGTTTCAATGGCGCAGGCAGTGAAACGGGAGGGATCTTACCGGGGCAGAGCGGAGGccattggtggtgggggggacggGACGCCCCAGCATGCCAAGGCAATTTTCCCTTCACAGAGGCATACCTGCCTTTTCAGCTTTCCGGCTATTATTAACTAAATTGGGTGCAATTCTAAATCGGGAGAAGGAATATTGAAAACTTTTGGTGAAAAAAAATAACGCCGCTCTTTTCAGTTGAAGCCCCGTTACGGATAGTTGAAGTCTCGGCAAAACATGAAACCGTagcactattttatatatatataaaaggggTTAAGATCTAGGAAAGAAAGGTTCCTGTGGGtcatgtttttgttctgtgcttTTTTGTACATGCGGCTTATGGTTTTTTGAATGGAAATGGCATAGTATGTAATTTTCAGGCAAATTTATACATTCCAGAAGTTCCTGTTAATATTTGTCCCCTATAAATGGTTCCTCCCCTGGAACTGCTTCTAAAAGACTCTCTCACAGACAGTCTGCAAATATTATTATGCTGGAGGCAAGGACCAATTATTCACGGATACGCATCTCAGAAATGATATAACTCGCTTCATTATGAGGGgcctgcagaagttcaaggCTCGGCCTCCATAACCACATTCTGTTTCTGCCTTCACTTCCTGAGGCTGAATTCATGGACCGGAGATTGATATCGCTCCATCTGCTTCGTCGCAGAAGCTTTATCTGCGCAGACAAGCAGGCCTGCATGCTACGTTGCAGACCTGCAGAGCTGGGTTGGGTTCCTGTGACGGGCGGACAGATGAAGGACAGATGTAGATCATTTTGAAGATCCCATTTTATTCTagtgtttgttttctttcccccagacagataatgcagtgcagtgcagtgcagtgctttGGGAAACGGTAGACAAAAGACGATGTGATGTGGGTTGAGATGGAGGCTTGGCCACGTCCTGACGGTCGGAGGGAGGGGATCATGTGATCACAGTGGGGGCATCGCGGCCCGTCTTCTCCCGGAGCTGTGAGATCTTCAGGGCGATGCTGACTAGGGGACCCAGCATGACCTGTTTCCAGATACGAGAGGGACATGGAGCAGCATCAGCCTCGCATTACAGCACATCTGCGTATTAATCCTCTTATTGCTTCTACATTACCTTTATTACGGATTTTCCTATATTCCTTTATCGTCCCTTTACTTGCATTATCATTTGTTGTATTTATTTCTActtgcattttgtttaattagctgacatttttatccaaagcgtcAAACATATTTCATAAACAGGGTGCAATAGTGTAATCACTCagctgaccatgggatttgaaccagcaacctacgGATCCTCAGAACAgcgtcctaacctgctgagccacacgtcGCCTTTGCTGGATTCCTTTCTGTGCTACTGGACAAAGAaatcccaaccccccccccctggatcACTGACGTTCTGCGGTATCTTATCCGCATGCATGGAAAAAACACCCCAACTGTGGAAAAACCCGTCTCAGGGCCGTTAGAGATGGGATGATGCAAAAGCCTGGGGCTAAATCAAACACCCTGCTGCTCTGTGCTGTTCCAGTCAAACAGCATAATGAGCCCTGGCACGGCACTGGCGAGGGAGCAGAGTCACAAAGACGGGGCTGTTCGTGTCGCACTCTGCCTAACGGGGTCACTCTGCCGTGTCAAATGTGGCCTTTTGTCTCTAGAAGTTCACACACGTACGTTAAGTCGACAGAGCATTTGCTTGGTTTGGGGGGTTACGtaaactttgggggggggggttgggtggggTGTTTAAGCAGATCCAGAACACGATGCAGCATTGAAAAAAATACTATGATGTGGTACACAAACTGTACAGTGCGCTGCTACAAACCCTGAACTGAAGACAAATATCGTACTGGATGGAAACAGCGGAATGGGCCAATTTTTAGCATGTAAGCACTTAAAATAGTTAGGTCTGCCACACACCATTACACAAGCATAGCTCATTAACTTGAATCAGAAATCGGGGGTAGCGTCCCAAAGCTGGTGCCCAGTTTTGAGAAGAACCACAATCCACGATTGCGTAAAAATCAGTGCTGGGATTCTTTTGTGGTTTTGGAAAAGCAGCTGAATGCAACTCTGACGCCTTCACCTGTGGGTCCTCGTATATCTTCTGTGGGTCCTTTTCATAGCTGTCTATGTAGAGCCTGATAGTTGCCCCAGCACTGCCTGTGCCGCTCAGTCGGAAGATGATGCGAGAGCCGTCAGTGAACAGGATCCTCAGTCCCTGATGAGCACAatatgggggttagggttactaGGAGCATGACGGCCGTCTCTCCACTCCGTTCCTGCTGTACCAGAGACACCAAATGTCACCTCTCACCTGGTTCTTGGAGACGCTTCCATCCACTGGATCATTGTATTCGAAATTGTCAGCTTTTTCCACCTCGTAAGTCTTGTCTCCTGCCGTGTGCTTCTGACCTATGAAGGCTGCATCTAAGATCAGGGTCTCCAGGTCCTTGATCATCTTGTTTGCAGCGTCAGAATCCACTTCTTCATAATCATACCTATTTGGGGCGCATTGGTGGCAAGGTCATGATTTCAGTTACGTTTACTGGCGTGCAGAAGTTCCTTAACAGATGGATTCCAAGGCAGAATCACAGCAGATACCAGTTACAACTCTGACTGGTCAACAAAAATTATTTTCAGAATAATCCAAACCCAACCTATCTGAAGGCTTGAGACCCTGAGCAAGACAGAAGACAGATGGACTGACAGACAAGTATAAGGACGCTACCACTGGAGGTCAGTGAAGTGCTGTAGCTCAGGGTTCACCTGGTGAAAAAGTTCCTTCCAAATTTCTGCCAATGGTCTTTCATGATCTCCTCTACACTCTGCTTCCGGGTCGCAAGGATCGTCAGCCATGCCAGCACTGCCCAAAGTCCATCTTTTTCTCGAATGTGGTCAGAACCTAGACAACGAAAGCGTAGAGTAAGATTGGCAACGTTCATAAAGAGTCAAGATCGTCGCAGATGCTTCATCTGTGCATCATGCTAGCCAAGCCAACTAATCAGCCCTAAAACTACTCAAGGTTTAAGGTTTTGGGTATATTCATATTACCCGTGATTTTACCAATAAGGTGCTTAACAGAAGTTCTCAAGATCCCGTCTTTTTAAGGTATGGCGAGACCTTGCATGCTCTGCTGAAGCGAGACGAGCCCCAGAGAGGAACATTCACCCACCTGTACCAAAGCTCTCCTCCCCACACAGGGAAAGTCTGCCGGCATCCATCAGGTTACCGAAGAATTTCCACCCAGTTGGCGTCTCATACAGCTGGACCTTGGTAGCCTTAGCAACACTGAGAAAGCACATGGTATTCAATAATACGCAGTGAGAGTGTCTTACGTCAGTCCCTGGTATCGCATTGCAAAGCCCACATCCTCTTCAGTGCAGAAGAGTATAGTGTTACACAAATGAGACTGGAGGAACATTGCACATATCCTTCTTTATGAAAGTTACTCCATTGTGGCCCCCTGTCTTAGAGGAGAATTCTACCCAAAAATTACAGTTAATTTTGTCCCCCATCACCTGCCAATGTACCCTTAAGCGTTTCAATGAAATTATACTTCACATTTCAGAAACAAAAAATCGACACTTCTTTCCTGACAAAATGCACCATCTTAATTCGTTCCACAGGTATTCTGTAATCTTCCTGTCAGTGCTGCTCGCGTCTAATCCGGATTATCCTTCATCATCTGGGGCCTCAGGTTTTAACCTCACATTCCAGCCTGGAATTCCAATTAAAATCTTGTTTTTATTAAAAGATGACACCCCCTTCCTCCTTTCATGGTTATTAATTGTCAGCTCATCTCCGGTAAGATAAGACCTTTGTGGGTCCCCTGAACTGGGATTTCTTTGTTGCCCaatagcaataaataaatagagaaagaaagaaaggaaagaaagaaagaaaggaaagaaagaaagaaaagtgTACAGTAGAGAAATGTTACAGTGGCATCAGATAAATAGCCCAAGTTTGCACTTGGACTCCAAGCTTAACTCTAAACTGTAAGCGTCTCAAAGCAGAGCATTATGGGATATATGCGAAAAAAAGCAATGTACAAATAGACTATCTCTACTCATACGTGCACATATAAAGTgccatttcatttcattatacCACAGGTGGCATGAGTAGGGTAGAAAAGGTGCATCATTTAGTGTGAAAAGGAGTCTAAGTTTATTACTGAGAATGGATAAAATACCCAGTTTATTGATATTGTGAAGCTGAATTCCCCATTTTGGAAAGTAACCACAGTGATGCTCTTGAAAATCATGAAGAGTTTCTCATGCGTTTCTGTCACGCATGACGGACGTGTCTCACGCTGAACTGGCTTTAgcgccctctagtggtcagcccAGACACGCCTCACCTGTCCAGAGCCCCGCTGGTAGGCATGCTGCGGGCGAAGCCCTTCACACCACTCTTCTGGAAGTATGGAATGCTGGTGACGTTGGCGCCGATGACGGCCACCGAGTCCGAGGGGTTGACAAAGAAGCCGTGCTTCCCGAGGACCATGTTCCGATCCTGCGTGGAGGAGAGGTTGGAGAAACCATGGAAACGGGGCACATTACACGGGAAACTCATCTTTGCCAATCAGGTTCAggctacatttgattaactgacACCCCGCTTCGTCACTGGTTGGTCTACATGACTAATGAACATCGTGTAACATTCCTGTTTTTCTAATTCCAGTCTCGATCTTCCGATTATCCCGTTTTCTTACAAGCCCCCCACTTGCAGACTTGGGAGAGGTGAAGACCATAGACAAAACCAGACCTTCCCCTGGTGACAGGACATGCTTGGATATGAGCGCTATTCACCCAGTGGCACCTACGGTCCTTCAGTCACCTTGCTGCTCCCCCTGTTCAGTGTAGTGAGtacttgtggccaacaggggaccTCAAACCTCGGCACCAACCCACAAATGCATGATTAGCGCGCCGGTAAACGTTGCTGCAGGCCACATCGTGAGCTGCACGACGCATATGTATCTCAAGCATAACATTTACAGCCTTCATACCCGCAAAGAAACCGCAGGACGCGCAAAGAGGCAGCACTCACGCCATCGCCGTCGAAGGCGGCCCCAAAATCGTACTCGCCGCCCCGCATGGCCTCCACCAGGTCAGCAGCGTAGGTCAGGTTGGGGTCGGGATGGTGGCCCCCAAAGTCTTCCTTGGGGATACAGTTGACTGCAGAGTTGGCTGGAGCACCGAGCTCCTCACAGATGATCTTCTTAACGTAGGGCCCCATCACTGTGGAAAGCACCAGGTGTCATTCTCACGCTCTCATCAGGAAGCAACCGATCTTTATGGTGGTATAAAAACTGGTGtatatgtttttttcattgcagaaATACTACTAGTATCACTAATTGTCCTACTACTACTATACTTCTACTACTATACTACTTcttctactactactactactaataataataatttccttAATATGTTGATACACTGTTTTTCAGGATATGTTAGTTGTGTACCCTATAAATTTGTTTGCATCTTGTGTGTACCGTCTTTGCGTTTTGTCTGTTTTGCACTAAATGTGCGTTCGTCTGTGGTCCACCTTCCACATTGTCTGTACTTCTCCCTTAAACGTTTATCTTAACCTTACTGAtgactaagaaaaaaaaaaatggaaaagaaaaaaaagaattaaatgaCACTTCTGAAGGGGTAAGGGGTCACAGGGGTCATTTATCATATCAGGATTTCATGAATTCATTCTTAGTTTTTCTTTAATCAACGAAGGATGAAAATGCTTCTGTGCTATTCATGTCCGGTTTGCACAAAGGCAAAGAGCTTTTTTTGTTGTTCCAGAAGTCAGCTATTATAGcaaagtgcattgtgggtaagggTTAAAAGAAGACGCCCAATTTAACACCAACTTGGCTGAAACGGATCCACACGATAGCCAGCAGACATCCTTGATGAAAGTCACATTCTCCCTCTCAGATCTCACTATGACTTGGGACACTTTCCTCGAACGGGCAACTCGCTCCAAACACATGAAAGAGCAGCACTTAGTGGTGGCGGTTCGGGACTTAAGCCCCACAGCCAAAAAATTAGCATGTGTCTGAGCAAGGCTCTTGATATGCCAGTGATCAGAAGGCTATaggtttaaatcccagggtcacctgaatgatgtcaccattggaacCTTGAACAAGGCCGttaacccccagttgctccagggactgtcgtCTTGCTGAAGTGAGCTTTAATAAACATTCAGAGCAACAAAATATGTATCTCCAGAGGTTCTCCTGGAGTGGCTGCCcactttcccataatgcactgctccatcacagagcaccatTGGCCAAGGCCTCGGGAGGAGCCATGCTCATTGGCCGTGCTGCGGGGAACAGCCGCCGCTGTGTGCCTGGGGCCTCCCTCCCATGCCTGGCTGGAGCGCTGATGCTCCGCAGCTCCCGGCCCACATTCCTCAGGCGGACTCTGGCAGCCATCTTTTGACACGCGGACGCTCCCGACACGCTTGTTTACTGGCGGCATGTTGAGCGCAGCAGAGCTCCAGGCTGCGCAGCCTGGGTGAGACTGAACCGGCCCGTTAAAATGGCAGCAGCCATGGAAATTTGATTACCGTTAGATGAAGCAGCACCCTAACGCAAGTCACAAAGACATTAATCTCTCTGTATTTCATGCTTGTGTCAAACACAacatcaaaaaacaaacaacaacaataataataataaccacaataacgtgtgtgtgtctgcgtgtgcgtcTGCACTTGATCACGATCTGCTTGTAGGTGTTTAGGAATGAGGTCCAGCTCTTACCTCCATGCATGGCGTCTAGCCGGACCTTGATGTGAGAGGGTCCAGACAGCAGCTCCTTCAGGGCAGCGAAATCAAAGATGTCCCTCAGCATGTTGGCATACGAGTCCACAGAGTCCACGATCTCCACTGTGGAGCAGAGATCCGGTGTAACCCAAGCAGCCCGTCCCCGCCTTAGGTACACATTGCCATCTATACACCCCTGTCCTGGGCAATCTACCTCACGGATGGACTGTGGACACCCGCTGACCTGTGAAGGGCTTGGGTCTGTTTTCCAGGTCAAAGGTCTGCTTGCCGATGGTGGACAGGTCCACTTTGAGGTCCGGGCAGATACAATACTCCTCGATGGTCTTGCTTATTTGGAAGATTCTGTCTGTGATGCCCTCTGGTGCAGGGCCTGTGAAGGACAGCACAGGACAAGACAGACACTTCATTAATCCTGAAGGAAATTGCAGGTTTACAGTTGCAACACAGACATTAAGACAGTAACAAAGTCATTCAGACCAACAGACAGTAATAACCGACAAGGAATACTACAGAAAAAGTACTACATACAATTCTGTAGTAGCAGCTGAGAATGCAGAGTATCTCTGGTACTCGGTTAGGTTCTGTAGCTAAACCAGTAGAATCTTGTGCCAGTACCATAAAGGTCATAGGTTCGAATCCCAGAgatcatacattttttttcccacacgTGACCTttccctttactgtaagtcactttggataaaataaaTATCGTATCATGTCAGAGACGTTAATTTCTGGGGAACCTCTAGACAGGATAAACATTAGAGAGGCTGGTTTGTGGCTGCCTGATTAAGCTACATAGCATCCCTGACATGCAAAGCAGTCACAGCACAGCGGCTGGAGAGGGCTGCAGTTCCTCACACGCGTCACGGTTTGAAGCCGAGGTGAAAACCACAATGCTTAGCCGCCCCAAGGACATGGCAGCCAACTGTCAAGTTCCACACA is a window of Brienomyrus brachyistius isolate T26 chromosome 15, BBRACH_0.4, whole genome shotgun sequence DNA encoding:
- the pgm1 gene encoding phosphoglucomutase-1, coding for MYKIISVKTTPYADQKPGTSGLRKRVAVFQKSQKYAENFIQSTISTIEPQDRQGGTLVVGGDGRFFAKDAVQLIVQIAAANGIGRLVIGQNGIMSTPAVSCLIREIKAIGGIILTASHNPGGPSGDFGIKYNISSGGPAPEGITDRIFQISKTIEEYCICPDLKVDLSTIGKQTFDLENRPKPFTVEIVDSVDSYANMLRDIFDFAALKELLSGPSHIKVRLDAMHGVMGPYVKKIICEELGAPANSAVNCIPKEDFGGHHPDPNLTYAADLVEAMRGGEYDFGAAFDGDGDRNMVLGKHGFFVNPSDSVAVIGANVTSIPYFQKSGVKGFARSMPTSGALDSVAKATKVQLYETPTGWKFFGNLMDAGRLSLCGEESFGTGSDHIREKDGLWAVLAWLTILATRKQSVEEIMKDHWQKFGRNFFTRYDYEEVDSDAANKMIKDLETLILDAAFIGQKHTAGDKTYEVEKADNFEYNDPVDGSVSKNQGLRILFTDGSRIIFRLSGTGSAGATIRLYIDSYEKDPQKIYEDPQVMLGPLVSIALKISQLREKTGRDAPTVIT